In Nitrosopumilus sp., one DNA window encodes the following:
- the corA gene encoding magnesium/cobalt transporter CorA, with protein sequence MKDQVGIIINRLVYGFVFAFLYQIVIGIATSLLSIPLTGNIQDLISGVEQIDSSSGPLLVSWWVISTLIITTIALLIIRFKKYLSPYKGEANIEIPPKITAVTAIIIGASISFLFFILDLIIGMMVQTGSKTDVSAIYQAALIGDFTPLYVSIIFSIIAGFIIVWVASKTSAVKEITRDFGLQDIAGLKRIINTTKTQKTTISDTIGKRPGALIHVGEQKVDKVTVNLIEYDSEKINEIKDATYENCLESKNKPNVSWVNVIGIHDPDIIKTFGNNFGIHTLHQSNIMNTELRPSVEISDDYVMLMLKMPHYDVKTGKLELEQVTIILAEHHILTFQEIEDDFFEEIRKRLRNNSGSIRKLKSDYLAYSIIDAIIDSYFLVLEKIGDITENLEEELMQNPTPETMQTIQTLKRRMIALRKAIWPGREIINSLERDSTVLISDNTRPYLRDVYNHTIQVTDSIEGLRDVIGGMLDTYLSSVSNRMNEVMKTLTIIASIFIPITFIAGIYGTNFSYVPELQWEGSYFVMLGAMGIISLGMIGYFKKKKWL encoded by the coding sequence TTGAAAGATCAAGTCGGAATAATCATCAATAGGCTCGTTTATGGTTTTGTTTTTGCTTTTTTGTATCAAATTGTAATTGGTATTGCTACTTCATTACTTTCAATTCCTTTAACTGGAAACATTCAAGATCTCATCTCTGGTGTGGAACAAATAGATTCTTCGTCGGGACCTTTACTAGTGTCTTGGTGGGTGATCTCTACTTTGATAATTACTACTATAGCTCTGCTAATCATACGATTCAAAAAATATTTGTCTCCATACAAAGGAGAGGCAAACATTGAGATTCCTCCTAAGATCACTGCAGTTACAGCAATAATCATAGGTGCGTCAATATCATTTCTATTTTTTATCTTAGATTTGATTATTGGTATGATGGTACAAACCGGTTCAAAAACTGATGTATCTGCAATATATCAAGCAGCATTGATTGGAGACTTTACTCCATTATATGTTAGCATTATTTTTTCAATAATTGCAGGATTCATTATTGTATGGGTGGCAAGTAAAACCTCCGCTGTAAAGGAAATCACTCGAGACTTTGGGTTACAAGACATAGCTGGTCTAAAACGAATAATCAATACAACTAAAACACAAAAAACCACTATCTCTGATACTATTGGAAAACGTCCTGGTGCTTTAATTCATGTTGGAGAGCAAAAGGTAGACAAAGTTACAGTAAATCTAATAGAATATGATAGTGAAAAAATTAACGAAATTAAAGATGCTACTTATGAAAACTGTCTTGAATCAAAAAATAAACCAAATGTCTCATGGGTTAATGTGATTGGTATTCATGATCCAGACATAATCAAAACTTTTGGTAACAATTTTGGCATTCACACACTTCATCAATCAAACATTATGAATACTGAATTACGACCTTCAGTAGAAATCTCTGATGACTATGTCATGTTGATGTTGAAAATGCCGCATTATGACGTTAAAACAGGAAAACTAGAACTAGAACAAGTAACAATAATTTTGGCTGAACATCACATTCTAACTTTTCAAGAGATCGAAGATGACTTTTTTGAGGAGATTAGAAAAAGATTACGTAATAATTCTGGTTCTATTCGTAAACTCAAAAGTGATTACTTGGCCTATTCTATAATTGATGCTATAATTGATAGCTATTTTTTGGTTCTAGAAAAGATTGGTGATATTACTGAAAATCTTGAAGAAGAATTAATGCAGAATCCTACCCCTGAAACTATGCAAACTATTCAAACTCTAAAACGTAGAATGATTGCACTAAGAAAAGCAATATGGCCTGGCAGAGAAATCATCAATTCTTTAGAACGTGATTCAACTGTTTTGATTTCAGATAATACGCGCCCCTATCTACGTGATGTTTATAATCATACAATTCAGGTAACTGATTCCATTGAAGGATTAAGAGATGTAATTGGAGGAATGCTTGACACCTATCTATCTAGTGTGAGTAATAGAATGAATGAAGTCATGAAGACATTAACTATAATTGCATCAATCTTCATTCCAATAACTTTCATAGCTGGTATCTATGGTACAAATTTTTCTTATGTTCCAGAATTACAATGGGAAGGCAGTTATTTTGTAATGCTTGGCGCAATGGGAATAATATCCCTTGGCATGATTGGTTACTTCAAAAAGAAAAAATGGTTATAG
- the ggt gene encoding gamma-glutamyltransferase codes for MNIEKIERSFKPTNDKKCSVSKRGMVASAFPDATKAGVEVLKKGGNAIDAACATALALGVCEPQASGIGGQSMGIIYFNGKSIAIDGSSRAPSLAHSSIYKRKKHRRLGYKATTVPSTLATIGFLHERYGRLEWQKIVAPSIRIAKRGYHITKLQHDLQVRELENFLSIKSKSGAKYFLKDGLVPYDIGDLFVQNDLAETLKIISDYGYTVFYHGSIAKTISEDMKKNGGLIRDEDLAYMPEPLIRKPLSRKYRHFRVSTLPPPAAGRTLLLTLMMLNHLPSKFLRSSKPSSYHFVAETFRKAFLHRLQRPFNRHTYDQAKDKLHLQRSFAKQMADSIHNSMDATLPMIDPEFGGEDTTHLSTMDAEGNAVGITQSVELAYGSKAAADGLGFLYNNYMSAFEFSNPNHPFYIRPNAIPWTSVSPALVFNGSKLWMVVGSPGSQRIFSTVTQFLSRIIDGELPMSDAIERPRFHCSIGGVVSIEDGGFRDEIVNYLKDMGYEISVKERYSFYHGAIHATMKLQSQEGFHGVAEVRRDGTAEGLN; via the coding sequence TTGAATATTGAAAAAATAGAAAGATCTTTCAAACCAACTAATGACAAAAAATGTTCTGTATCTAAACGAGGAATGGTTGCATCGGCATTTCCTGATGCGACAAAAGCAGGAGTTGAGGTTCTAAAAAAAGGAGGAAATGCAATTGATGCTGCATGTGCAACTGCTTTGGCTCTAGGTGTGTGTGAACCCCAAGCCTCCGGAATAGGTGGACAATCTATGGGAATAATCTATTTCAATGGGAAATCTATTGCAATTGATGGTTCAAGTCGTGCGCCTTCTTTAGCTCATTCTTCAATATATAAAAGAAAAAAACATCGTAGACTTGGCTATAAAGCAACAACAGTTCCAAGTACTTTGGCAACTATAGGGTTCTTACATGAAAGATATGGTCGACTCGAATGGCAGAAAATTGTTGCCCCTTCAATTCGTATTGCAAAAAGAGGATACCATATTACAAAATTACAACATGATCTACAAGTAAGAGAACTAGAAAATTTTCTTTCAATTAAATCAAAATCTGGTGCAAAATATTTCCTAAAAGACGGTTTAGTTCCATATGATATAGGTGACCTTTTTGTTCAAAATGATTTGGCTGAAACTCTAAAAATTATTTCAGATTATGGTTACACTGTTTTTTATCATGGCTCTATTGCCAAAACTATTTCTGAAGATATGAAGAAAAATGGAGGATTGATTAGAGATGAAGATCTAGCATATATGCCAGAACCTCTTATTCGAAAACCTCTTAGTAGAAAATATCGTCATTTTAGAGTATCTACATTACCTCCTCCTGCTGCCGGGAGAACATTGCTTCTGACATTAATGATGTTAAATCATTTACCCTCAAAATTTCTGAGAAGCTCAAAACCTAGTTCGTATCACTTTGTAGCTGAGACATTTAGAAAAGCATTTTTGCATAGACTACAACGTCCATTTAATAGACATACTTATGATCAGGCCAAAGATAAATTACATCTACAAAGATCATTTGCAAAACAAATGGCAGATTCCATTCACAATTCAATGGATGCAACCTTGCCTATGATTGATCCTGAATTTGGAGGAGAAGACACAACCCATCTTTCAACTATGGATGCAGAAGGAAATGCAGTTGGAATCACACAATCTGTTGAGCTTGCGTATGGTTCAAAAGCTGCTGCTGATGGTTTAGGGTTTCTTTACAATAATTACATGTCTGCGTTTGAATTCTCAAACCCTAATCATCCCTTTTACATTCGTCCTAATGCTATTCCTTGGACTTCAGTTTCACCTGCACTTGTTTTTAATGGTTCAAAATTATGGATGGTAGTTGGAAGTCCTGGTAGTCAACGAATTTTTTCTACTGTCACCCAATTTCTTTCAAGAATAATTGATGGGGAATTGCCTATGAGTGATGCAATTGAACGCCCTAGATTCCATTGTTCAATTGGAGGAGTTGTTAGTATAGAAGACGGTGGATTTAGAGATGAAATTGTTAACTATCTAAAAGATATGGGTTATGAAATATCTGTAAAAGAAAGATACTCCTTTTATCATGGAGCAATTCATGCAACTATGAAGCTTCAGTCTCAAGAGGGATTTCATGGAGTTGCAGAAGTTCGCCGTGATGGAACTGCTGAAGGATTGAATTGA
- a CDS encoding ion transporter encodes MTNILLQRTYEILEGTTDDKFTKGFQIFIISLIAVNVLVVIIETEESVLDEYGYLFTPFEVFSVLVFTGEYAGRLIVCKLNPKYQNKKYALLRFIFTPMMLVDLAAILPFFLPFVVADVRFIRIIRLLRLFRLFKLARYSEPMQTLGEVFKAKAGDLAVAFFILFIVLIFASSLMYHAEHEAQPEAFSSIPTSMWWGIVTLTTIGYGDVYPVTIAGKFIASGVAILGIAVYAIPTGIMASAFTEELRKRKDSKNDTCPHCGKDITQHPGED; translated from the coding sequence TTGACTAACATTTTACTTCAAAGAACATATGAAATTCTTGAAGGTACAACTGATGACAAGTTTACAAAAGGATTCCAAATTTTCATCATCTCTTTAATTGCAGTTAATGTGCTTGTAGTAATTATTGAGACTGAAGAATCTGTGTTAGATGAATATGGTTATTTGTTTACTCCTTTTGAAGTTTTTTCTGTATTGGTATTTACTGGAGAATATGCAGGACGATTAATTGTCTGTAAATTAAATCCAAAATATCAGAATAAAAAATATGCTTTGCTTAGATTTATCTTTACACCTATGATGTTAGTTGATTTAGCTGCAATACTTCCATTCTTCTTGCCTTTTGTGGTAGCTGATGTTAGATTCATTAGAATCATCAGATTGTTAAGATTGTTCAGACTATTCAAACTTGCAAGATATTCTGAACCTATGCAGACGCTAGGCGAAGTCTTCAAAGCAAAAGCCGGAGATTTAGCTGTTGCATTTTTTATTCTGTTTATTGTTCTAATCTTTGCTTCAAGCTTAATGTATCATGCAGAACATGAGGCTCAGCCTGAAGCATTTTCTAGTATCCCTACATCTATGTGGTGGGGAATTGTTACCCTTACCACAATAGGCTACGGTGATGTTTATCCAGTTACGATTGCAGGCAAATTCATTGCATCAGGTGTAGCTATTTTGGGTATTGCAGTATATGCAATTCCTACTGGAATTATGGCATCTGCATTTACTGAAGAATTACGAAAAAGAAAAGACTCAAAGAATGATACATGTCCTCATTGTGGAAAGGATATAACACAACATCCGGGAGAAGATTAG